DNA sequence from the Candidatus Kaistella beijingensis genome:
TTATTTAAAGTAAATTCACCATTGTAATTTCCGGTGAAAACGTGGTCGCGTTCGTGCTCCCAAAGATTTCCGCCAACATCGGCTTTATAAATGAAGTGGAATTTTTCGGTGAGTTCAGCTTCAATTCCGAGTTCCTCTTTCAGTCGGCGTTTAGCTCCTTCCAAATAAGTTTCATCGATTCTCGGATGGGAACAAACCGCATTGGTCCATTGATTTGGTGAATGATATTTTTCGGCAGCTCTTTTTTGTAAGAGAAGTTCACCTTTATCATTAAATAGGAAAACAGAAAAAGCACGGTGCAAAATACCATTTTCATGCGCCTGCATTTTTTCCATTAAACC
Encoded proteins:
- the idi gene encoding isopentenyl-diphosphate Delta-isomerase, which codes for MEEQVVLISENDEVLGLMEKMQAHENGILHRAFSVFLFNDKGELLLQKRAAEKYHSPNQWTNAVCSHPRIDETYLEGAKRRLKEELGIEAELTEKFHFIYKADVGGNLWEHERDHVFTGNYNGEFTLNKDEVSEIRYISMEDLDREMNENPENFTQWFKIILEEYKHHL